A stretch of Candidatus Purcelliella pentastirinorum DNA encodes these proteins:
- the pgl gene encoding 6-phosphogluconolactonase, whose amino-acid sequence MKQYIYISNYDSKKITVLTLDNKGKLYKIQNVHTKGYVQPIIINKNKQILYAGVRSKNKIITYKIKKNGKLEEIEQTPLSITSNHLEIDYINKLLFVTSYNYNCIDIYKISKNGVPKKSIQTINKLNGCHSTNLYLKKNILLIPTLKEDCIHIYKLNKNKKLVHHKQIKIKTKKKSGPRHITFHNKNEYAYCINELNSTINILNLKNENKKKIKIIQTIDTMPYKYNKLRWGADIHITPNNKYLYTSDRALNIITSFKINKKGNKISITGHFKTETCPRAFNIDYYGKYLISVGQKSNSLTIYKILKKENGRLSYINSLNTENNPIWVITNLIKK is encoded by the coding sequence ATGAAACAATATATATATATATCTAATTATGACAGTAAAAAAATAACAGTATTAACACTAGATAATAAAGGAAAATTATATAAAATACAAAATGTGCACACAAAAGGATACGTACAACCAATAATAATTAATAAAAATAAACAAATATTATATGCAGGTGTAAGATCTAAAAATAAAATCATAACATATAAAATCAAAAAAAATGGTAAATTAGAAGAAATAGAACAAACACCATTATCAATAACATCTAACCATTTAGAAATAGATTACATTAACAAATTATTATTTGTAACATCTTATAATTATAATTGTATTGATATTTATAAAATATCTAAAAATGGAGTTCCTAAAAAATCTATACAAACTATAAATAAATTAAACGGTTGTCATTCAACAAATCTATACTTAAAAAAAAATATACTTTTAATTCCAACATTAAAAGAAGATTGCATACATATATATAAATTAAATAAAAATAAAAAATTAGTACATCATAAACAAATAAAAATAAAAACTAAAAAAAAATCAGGACCCAGACATATAACTTTTCATAATAAAAATGAATATGCTTATTGCATAAATGAATTAAACAGCACAATAAATATTTTAAACCTTAAAAACGAAAATAAAAAAAAAATAAAAATAATACAAACTATAGATACTATGCCATATAAATACAATAAATTAAGATGGGGGGCAGACATTCATATAACACCAAATAATAAATACTTATATACCTCTGACAGAGCATTAAATATTATAACATCATTTAAAATAAATAAAAAAGGCAATAAAATATCAATAACTGGACATTTTAAAACAGAAACGTGTCCTAGAGCGTTTAATATTGATTATTATGGAAAATATCTAATTTCAGTTGGACAAAAAAGTAATTCATTAACAATTTATAAAATTTTAAAAAAAGAAAATGGCAGATTAAGCTATATAAATAGTCTTAATACAGAAAATAATCCTATATGGGTAATAACAAATTTAATAAAAAAATAA